Proteins encoded together in one Acanthochromis polyacanthus isolate Apoly-LR-REF ecotype Palm Island chromosome 12, KAUST_Apoly_ChrSc, whole genome shotgun sequence window:
- the twist1b gene encoding twist-related protein 1b: MSEENLGEESGSSPVSPVDSLSNSEGEPDRAPKRCGRKRRPSRKSGEDSDSPTPGKRGKKSNSSSPQSFEELQSQRVMANVRERQRTQSLNEAFAALRKIIPTLPSDKLSKIQTLKLAARYIDFLYQVLQSDELDSKMSSCSYVAHERLSYAFSVWRMEGAWSMSTSH; the protein is encoded by the coding sequence ATGTCTGAGGAAAACTTGGGGGAAGAGTCGGGCAGCTCCCCTGTCTCTCCTGTGGACAGCCTGAGCAACAGCGAGGGGGAGCCGGACAGAGCGCCGAAGAGATGTGGAAGGAAGAGGAGACCGAGCAGGAAGAGCGGGGAGGACTCAGATAGCCCGACCCCTGGGAAAAGAGGGAAGAagtccaacagcagcagcccGCAGTCTTTCGAGGAGCTCCAGTCGCAGCGCGTCATGGCCAACGTCCGGGAGCGCCAGAGGACGCAGAGTCTGAACGAGGCGTTCGCGGCTTTGCGTAAAATTATCCCCACTTTGCCCTCGGACAAGCTTAGCAAAATACAGACCCTCAAACTGGCCGCCAGATACATCGACTTCCTCTACCAGGTGCTGCAGAGCGACGAGCTGGACTCCAAAATGTCAAGTTGTAGCTATGTGGCGCACGAGAGGCTGAGCTACGCCTTTTCCGTGTGGAGGATGGAGGGCGCTTGGTCCATGTCAACATCTCACTAG